The nucleotide window AAGCTTCTGAATAATTCTTCCTCAACGATTTTTAATCTTTCCTCTGCACTGAGTATTTTTTGTTCAAGTTCCTTAAGCTCTTTTGTTTCAAATCTCTCGGCATTTGCAAGGGTTTGTTTTCTAATGTAGTGAGAGGGAACAAGCTTTAAATTGGGCTTTGTAATCTCAATATAGTAACCAAAAACCCTATTATAGCCAATCTTAAGGGAATTTATCCCTGTCTTAATTCTTTCTTCAGTTTCCATCTTTAGAATATAGTCTTTACTTTGATTTTTTAAAGTTCTCAGCTCGTCTACTATTGAATTGTAACCATCTCGGAAAATTCCTCCTTCGTTTATTGTGTTTGGAGGATTGTCTGCAAGGGCATTATCTATCAGTGATACTACCTCATTGAGTTCATAAAGACTGTTTAACAAATTTTGAATAACTGGAGAGTTATTAAGTTGTAATGTCTTTTTAAGTTCTGGAATTCTTTGTAAAGCCTCTTTCAATGCCTTAAGTTCTCTAGGAGAGATGTTTTCTTTTTTAATTTTTAAGCCCAGCCTTTCAATATCTGGAAAGTCATTCAAAACTCTATCAACATTTTCTCTTAAAACAAAGTCTTTAAAGAATACCTCAACGCCGTCCAGTCTTTCTTCTATTTCAGCTTTATTTAAAAGAGGACATGATAAGGCATTTCTTAGGAAACGAGTTCCCATTGGAGTGTTTGTTTCATCTAAAACCCACAAAAGTGAGCCTTCCTTCTGTCCATCCAGAGATGATAAAATTTCAAGATTTTTTTTAGTTGTTCCATCAAGAAGCATAAAATCTGAAAGATTCAGAACTTTCAGTTGTTTGAATTGAGTTTCCTGTTTATTTTCTTCAAGATATCTGAGGAGAGCTCCTGCTGCCTGTATGGCAGGATGAAAATCCTCCAATCCAAAACTTTTAAGGGAAGACACTTTAAAGTGTTCAATAAGACTTTTATAGGCAAGCATATAGTCAAATTTCCAATCATCAAAAAGGGTAAACATTCTTTGATTGATTAGATTTTCAAATTTTAGTAAGTCCTCAAGAGACTTTGGAACAATAATTTCTTTTGGTTCAAATCTCACAATTTCATCAAAAAGATTTTTCTCAGTTTCATAGACAATGAATTCAGCTGTGGTAATATCTGCTAAAGCAATTCCCATTCTTCCCTGTTCATTTGATGTTTTTTGTGGATATACTGCCATTATGTAAACATTTTCTTTGGTTCCTTCTGGAAGAAAGGTACCCGGTGTTAAAACTTTTACAACTTCTCTTTCAACTATACCTTTTGATGTTTTTGGGTCTCCGATTTGTTCACAGATAGCTATTTTATAGCCTTCACGAAGAAGTTTTTCAATGTATGAATTAGCAGCAAAATATGGAATTCCACACATTGATATAGGATTTTCCTTTGATTTGTCTCTTGATGTAAGTGTTAATCCCAAAATATTTGATGCAATCTTTGCATCATCTCCAAACATTTCATAAAAGTCTCCAAGTCTGAAAAAAACAATAGCATCCTTATACTGTTCTTTTATTCTGAAGTATTGTCTCATAAGTGGAGTGAAGTTTTCCTGAGAGATTTCCATGGAATTCATCTAATTATTATACAGTATTGACAGCCATACATTAAATATTCTATTTTAATTCATCATGGTTTTCTTAAGATCTTTCAGTGTTCTTGTTATTTCTGAAGAAGCAGATAAACTTTATAATATTTTCGATTCAATAGGTATTACCTTAAGAAAATCTACAGGAACAAAAAATGTCAAATCAGCCAATTTCTCTCTCTATGACATTGCTTTCCTTGATATTGATGCAGAAGGATGGGAAAAAAGACTGATGGAACTTAAACAATACATGCCTGTAGTTGCTTTTGGTAAACCAGAGATTAAAAAAGCAGTTGAATCAATGAAGCTTGGTGCAATTGATTTTTTACAGAAACCTTTAAAAAATGAAGCAGTTTTAGAAATTTTTCAGAAATTTCAAGAAAAACCAGAAGTTGAGATACCCGGATTAATCGGAATAAGCAAAATTATGAAAGATGTTTACTGCAATATAAGAAAAGCAGCTCTTACAGATAGTAATGTTCTGATTACAGGTGAGTCTGGCACGGGGAAAGAGCTTGTTGCAAGAGCAATTCACAATTTAAGTGAGAGAAAGGAAAATCCATTTATCGTCATAAACTGCACAGCCATACCGGATAGTCTACTTGAATCCGAACTTTTTGGCTTTGAAAAGGGTGCTTTTACTGGAGCAAATTACACCAAAAAAGGTCTTATTGAATGGGCTAATCAAGGCACTGTTTTTTTTGATGAAATTGGCGATGTTTCACCTCTGTTTCAGACTAAGATATTAAGGGTTATTCAAGAAGGAGAATTTATAAAAATTGGCGGACCTCATTCAATAAAGGTAGATGTAAGATTTATAGCAGCTACAAACAAAGACTTAATCAAGGCATGTAAAGAAGGCTCTTTTAGAGAAGACCTTTTTTACAGACTAAATGTAATTCACTTAGAACTTCCTCCTCTAAGGAGCAGAAAGGAAGACATCCCATTTCTTGTAGAATTCTTTATAAAAAAGCACTCCTCTAAAAGAAAGGATATTCATATTAGAGGGATTACAGAGGAAGCTCTTGATACATTGATGAATTATTCTTTTCCCGGTAATGTTCGTGAGCTTGAAAACATCATAGAAAGAGCTATTGCGTTTACAAATTCTACAGAGATAACAGTTAAAGATCTGCCCACGTACTTATTAAAGACTTCCAATCCTAAAAAAACCTTACATGGCAATTTAAGGGAGGCTGTTGAAAATTTTGAAAAAGAACTCATATGGTCAGCTTTGCAGAAAAGTAGAGGTAATATTTCCAAGGCTGCAGAACTTCTTGGAATCCACCGTCAGCAACTTCAGAGAAAACTGAAACAATTCAAAATTGCTACTTAATTTTTACCTGCAATATTTTGTTGCAATAGACCTCTAATTTTAAGGCTAAGAAATTTTTAAAACTTAACAAAGTGCAATATTTTGTTGCAATAGAGAATTTTTATTAATCTAAAAGCGTTGATATTCATTATTTTCATATCTGGCATATTTATTGCACTTCTAATTGATAATGAAAAAGGTCTGGAAAAAAATGAAGGATTTGCTTGTATCAATTACTTTTTCAAAGCCCAAGGAGTTTGACAGGCTTTGTAAAAAGGAAAAACCAAAAAAGAAGGGAGGTGAAAAAAGAAAGATTTTAAAGTGTTTTGTTTAATGTAATGATTTTTTATTAAAAATCAAAAACTAAAAAGGAGGAGGCTGTGGAATGAGTAAGTTAAGGAAATTATACGAACTTATGATGGCGGGTGCAATATATCAAGCCCGCTGGGAAAAGCAGATGTCTGACAACATCCTGAAGAACAAAAAGAGGCTGTTAATTTTAATCGCTCTGCTATCTCCCATTCTTCTTGTATCTTTTCTTGGTGCAGCAGACTTTTTGGGTGGAAAATCAGCTTATGCTCCATCTCACTACACAACAACAGTTTTCATTGCATCCATTGCAGTTGGACTTGCAGCAGGTCTGATTACTGGATGTATAGGTGCAGGAGGAGGATTTATAATTGCAC belongs to Thermodesulfovibrio aggregans and includes:
- a CDS encoding sigma-54 dependent transcriptional regulator produces the protein MVFLRSFSVLVISEEADKLYNIFDSIGITLRKSTGTKNVKSANFSLYDIAFLDIDAEGWEKRLMELKQYMPVVAFGKPEIKKAVESMKLGAIDFLQKPLKNEAVLEIFQKFQEKPEVEIPGLIGISKIMKDVYCNIRKAALTDSNVLITGESGTGKELVARAIHNLSERKENPFIVINCTAIPDSLLESELFGFEKGAFTGANYTKKGLIEWANQGTVFFDEIGDVSPLFQTKILRVIQEGEFIKIGGPHSIKVDVRFIAATNKDLIKACKEGSFREDLFYRLNVIHLELPPLRSRKEDIPFLVEFFIKKHSSKRKDIHIRGITEEALDTLMNYSFPGNVRELENIIERAIAFTNSTEITVKDLPTYLLKTSNPKKTLHGNLREAVENFEKELIWSALQKSRGNISKAAELLGIHRQQLQRKLKQFKIAT
- the mutS gene encoding DNA mismatch repair protein MutS; this translates as MNSMEISQENFTPLMRQYFRIKEQYKDAIVFFRLGDFYEMFGDDAKIASNILGLTLTSRDKSKENPISMCGIPYFAANSYIEKLLREGYKIAICEQIGDPKTSKGIVEREVVKVLTPGTFLPEGTKENVYIMAVYPQKTSNEQGRMGIALADITTAEFIVYETEKNLFDEIVRFEPKEIIVPKSLEDLLKFENLINQRMFTLFDDWKFDYMLAYKSLIEHFKVSSLKSFGLEDFHPAIQAAGALLRYLEENKQETQFKQLKVLNLSDFMLLDGTTKKNLEILSSLDGQKEGSLLWVLDETNTPMGTRFLRNALSCPLLNKAEIEERLDGVEVFFKDFVLRENVDRVLNDFPDIERLGLKIKKENISPRELKALKEALQRIPELKKTLQLNNSPVIQNLLNSLYELNEVVSLIDNALADNPPNTINEGGIFRDGYNSIVDELRTLKNQSKDYILKMETEERIKTGINSLKIGYNRVFGYYIEITKPNLKLVPSHYIRKQTLANAERFETKELKELEQKILSAEERLKIVEEELFRSLIKEISKNTEQIFKSAETIGYIDFLCCLAKVASKYKYTRPEITEEEVIEIVEGRHPVIERLIQLGKLPEQRFIPNDLSIGSKDQRIIILTGPNMAGKSTYMRQNALIILMAQIGSFVPAKEAKIGIVDRIFTRIGASDYLGKGQSTFMVEMIEVANILNNATEKSFIILDEVGRGTSTFDGISIAWAVVEYIAEKIMARTLFATHYHELTDLAFSYDCIKNYTVVVKEWGDEIIFLRKIQKGGADKSYGIQVARLAGLPQQIILRAKEILKKLEKKEFQTFQSKAKQLDLFFQGDPVLAELAKIDVENITPQKALKKLKELKEMIRND